The DNA segment AGGACCGGTTTCTTGTATCGGATAGAGGTGCCAAGATCGCCTTGGAATAAGTTTGCCAAGTACTTGCCGTACTGAATATACCAGGGCTTATCCAGGCCATAGTGAGCCCTGATCATCTCGACTGACTCGGCCGTCGCCCCCTTGGGAATGAGAAGATTGGCCGGATCTCCCGGAAGCTTGAACATGATTAAAAAGACGATCAAGGTCAACCCCAAGAATACCGGGATGGCCCAAATTAACCTCTTGATTATATAGCGCGGCAATTTTGCCCCTTTGTAACCGCTTTTTAGCAATCGTGGGTTTTGATGATTAAGCTTGGTGATATTGTAACTTAGGTGAACCTATCTTGATAACCAGACCAGATCATAGGGGGTCTCTTCCATGCCGGTCCTGATATATCCTTCTACATTTTCAGCTATTATCCTATTGGAGCCATAGAAGGCGATCGGGATATAGGGCATGTCATTTAAGACCAGCCGTTCTATCTTGCGATACATCTCGATCCTCTTTGTGCTGTCAAGCTCGCCTCGGGCCGCTATCAACATCTCATCAAGATCGGGATTTTTGTAGAAGGAGAGGTTGTCATAGCCCGCATTTTTGGAATAGAAGAGGGGGTAGAGAAAACAATCAGCGGTCGGATAGTCCGCCGTCCAACCCATCCGATAGAAAGAGAGCTCACCCGCCTGGATCTTATCATAGAGGGCTGCCACCTCAAAACCGGATATATCGAAATCGATCCCGACCTCTTTGGCGTTTGCCTGTATGGCCTGGGCGATGCGATCATGGCCGAGACCAACATTGTAACTCAAGAGGATATCAACCAGTCCTTCTCCCTTGGGGTAACCCGCCCTCTCCAGCAGCTCGGCCGCTTCGCCCAAATCAAAATCTGCATCCATTGCGTCCTCTTGAAAGCCCGGCATCCCCTTGGGCAAAATACCCGTTGCTGGCAGGTATGAGCCCTCAAATATCGCCTTAGTTATGGCCTCTCTGTCGATGGTGTGGGCGATCGCCCTCCGTAAATCCGGGTTATCCTTGAACGGCCCAAGCTGCGTGTTGAAGCCGTAAAAATAGAGACTTAAAGCCGGTTCGCTTATGACCCGCTCGCCATATCTCTTTTTAGCCTCTTTCAGCCGGCCAATGGGGATGGGAGACTCGCCAAGATTCCCGGCTTCAAATTCCATGTAACCGGTAGTCTCATCGTTGAATACCTTAAAGACCACGCTGTCCAGATAGGCTATCTTCCCGCAATAATCTTCAAAACGCTCAAGGACTATCCTCTCTCCCCTCTTCCATTCCTTGAACTTGAACGGACCGGTCCCTACGGGATTCTCGTAAAAAGCTTTATCCTGCCGCTTGACTTCTTCTTTTGGAACCGGGTAGAAGACGGCGTGACCAAGGGTGGTCGCAAAGTCCGCGTAAGGATAGGAGAGCCTAACCTCAAGGGTGTAGTCATCCGGCGCGCTAAGGCCGGCCAGACTATCGCTTAAACCAGCCTGGAAATCATCAAAACCTTCTATTGGTTCAAAGTGGTAGGCCAGCTCAGAGGCGGTTTTGGGGTTTACAGCCCGATTCCAGGAGTATACGAAGTCGGAGGCCAAACACTCTCTCCCGTTATGGAACTTGATCCCCTTCTTCAAATGGAAGGTGAAAGTCTTGGCGTCGCTACTCACGTCCCAAGACTCAGCCATCTTAGGGATCGTTTCAAGAGTTTTGGGATCGTAGGCGACAAGGCCGTCGTAGATCGCCTTGCCGACTTGAATATCCTCCGAATTGAAGAGATGAACGGCATCAAGGGTTGTAGGATCAAACAGAAAGACGCTTAAGGTGCCGCCCCTCTTTGGGGAAGCGTCATCGGAACCATC comes from the Actinomycetota bacterium genome and includes:
- a CDS encoding ABC transporter substrate-binding protein, with amino-acid sequence MKRPGFKFAVLGLIILFMIITISQVGGMEGLLRSDGSDDASPKRGGTLSVFLFDPTTLDAVHLFNSEDIQVGKAIYDGLVAYDPKTLETIPKMAESWDVSSDAKTFTFHLKKGIKFHNGRECLASDFVYSWNRAVNPKTASELAYHFEPIEGFDDFQAGLSDSLAGLSAPDDYTLEVRLSYPYADFATTLGHAVFYPVPKEEVKRQDKAFYENPVGTGPFKFKEWKRGERIVLERFEDYCGKIAYLDSVVFKVFNDETTGYMEFEAGNLGESPIPIGRLKEAKKRYGERVISEPALSLYFYGFNTQLGPFKDNPDLRRAIAHTIDREAITKAIFEGSYLPATGILPKGMPGFQEDAMDADFDLGEAAELLERAGYPKGEGLVDILLSYNVGLGHDRIAQAIQANAKEVGIDFDISGFEVAALYDKIQAGELSFYRMGWTADYPTADCFLYPLFYSKNAGYDNLSFYKNPDLDEMLIAARGELDSTKRIEMYRKIERLVLNDMPYIPIAFYGSNRIIAENVEGYIRTGMEETPYDLVWLSR